A part of Amycolatopsis lurida genomic DNA contains:
- a CDS encoding alpha/beta fold hydrolase, whose translation MPTFASFDGLQLSYTVWEGRGRPVLLQHGFAADTNANWIAPGVVDTLQDAGLTVISLDARGHGRSAKPHDEASYGDDAMVRDVSALLDALNLDEVSMVGYSMGAMIALGAVAADPRIRCLAIGGVGSGIVDFGGVDTRVVTPEAISEALLASDPSTLPPSSAPFRLLADALRADRIALAAVARGTANPKLDLTAIAVPTLILAGDTDPLAAEPERLAAAIAGARLVRVPGDHMAAVMHPAFGSALTGFLTSHDL comes from the coding sequence ATGCCTACCTTCGCGTCGTTCGACGGGCTTCAGCTGAGCTACACCGTTTGGGAAGGCCGAGGGCGTCCGGTGCTGCTGCAACACGGCTTCGCCGCGGACACGAACGCCAACTGGATCGCGCCGGGTGTCGTCGACACGCTCCAGGACGCGGGGTTGACCGTGATCAGCCTGGACGCGCGCGGCCACGGACGATCGGCGAAACCGCACGACGAGGCGAGCTACGGCGACGACGCGATGGTCCGCGACGTTTCGGCGCTGCTCGACGCGCTGAACCTCGACGAGGTGTCGATGGTCGGCTACTCGATGGGCGCGATGATCGCGCTCGGCGCGGTGGCCGCCGACCCGCGGATCCGGTGTCTCGCGATCGGCGGGGTCGGCTCGGGGATCGTCGACTTCGGCGGCGTGGACACCCGTGTCGTCACGCCGGAGGCGATCAGCGAGGCGCTGCTCGCTTCGGACCCTTCGACGCTTCCGCCGTCTTCGGCGCCGTTTCGTCTGTTGGCCGACGCCCTGCGGGCGGACCGGATCGCGCTGGCGGCCGTCGCGCGCGGGACGGCGAATCCGAAACTGGACCTGACGGCGATCGCGGTGCCGACCCTGATCCTCGCCGGGGACACCGACCCGCTGGCCGCGGAACCCGAACGCCTGGCCGCCGCCATCGCCGGCGCCCGCCTCGTCCGCGTCCCCGGCGACCACATGGCCGCCGTCATGCACCCCGCCTTCGGCTCCGCCCTGACCGGCTTCCTGACTTCGCACGACCTCTGA
- the rplA gene encoding 50S ribosomal protein L1, translating to MPKHSKAYRKALELVDRERLYAPLEAAKLAKETSSAKMDATVEVAMRLGVDPRKADQMVRGTVNLPHGTGKTARVIVFAVGDKAAEAEAAGADVVGTDELIERIQGGWLEFDAAIATPDQMAKVGRIARILGPRGLMPNPKTGTVTPAVAKAVTDIKGGKINFRVDKQANLHFVIGKASFDTEKLVENYAAALDEILRAKPSSAKGRYLKKVTISTTMGPGVPVDPARTRNLLSEDA from the coding sequence ATGCCCAAGCACAGCAAGGCCTACCGCAAGGCTCTTGAGCTGGTGGACCGCGAGCGGCTCTACGCCCCGCTCGAGGCCGCGAAGCTGGCCAAGGAGACTTCCTCCGCGAAGATGGACGCCACCGTCGAGGTCGCCATGCGCCTCGGTGTCGACCCTCGCAAGGCCGACCAGATGGTCCGCGGCACCGTGAACCTGCCGCACGGCACCGGTAAGACCGCCCGCGTCATTGTTTTCGCCGTTGGTGACAAGGCCGCCGAGGCCGAGGCCGCCGGCGCGGACGTGGTCGGCACCGACGAACTGATCGAGCGCATCCAGGGTGGCTGGCTCGAGTTCGACGCCGCGATCGCGACGCCGGACCAGATGGCGAAGGTCGGCCGTATCGCCCGCATCCTCGGCCCGCGTGGCCTGATGCCGAACCCGAAGACCGGCACCGTGACCCCCGCGGTCGCGAAGGCCGTGACGGACATCAAGGGCGGTAAGATCAACTTCCGCGTGGACAAGCAGGCCAACCTGCACTTCGTCATCGGCAAGGCCTCGTTCGACACCGAGAAGCTGGTGGAGAACTACGCGGCCGCGCTGGACGAGATCCTCCGCGCCAAGCCGTCGTCGGCGAAGGGTCGCTACCTGAAGAAGGTCACGATCTCCACGACGATGGGCCCGGGTGTCCCGGTCGACCCGGCCCGCACCCGCAACCTCCTCTCCGAGGACGCGTGA
- the rplK gene encoding 50S ribosomal protein L11, whose amino-acid sequence MPPKKKKLAAIIKLQIKAGAANPAPPVGPALGQHGVNIMEFCKAYNAATESQRGDVVPVEISVYEDRSFDFKLKTPPAAKLLLKAAGVEKGSGEPHKTKVAKVTWDQVRDIAKTKESDLNAHDIDQAAKIIAGTARSMGITVVD is encoded by the coding sequence ATGCCACCCAAGAAGAAGAAGCTTGCGGCGATCATCAAGCTGCAGATCAAGGCGGGTGCGGCCAACCCCGCGCCGCCGGTCGGCCCCGCGCTGGGTCAGCACGGCGTCAACATCATGGAGTTCTGCAAGGCCTACAACGCCGCGACCGAGTCGCAGCGCGGGGACGTCGTCCCGGTCGAGATCTCCGTGTACGAAGACCGTTCGTTCGACTTCAAGCTCAAGACGCCGCCGGCCGCGAAGCTGCTGCTGAAGGCCGCGGGCGTGGAGAAGGGTTCCGGCGAGCCGCACAAGACCAAGGTCGCCAAGGTCACCTGGGACCAGGTCCGCGACATCGCGAAGACCAAGGAATCCGACCTGAACGCGCACGACATCGACCAGGCCGCGAAGATCATCGCCGGCACCGCCCGCTCGATGGGCATCACGGTCGTCGACTGA
- the nusG gene encoding transcription termination/antitermination protein NusG, with protein sequence MTSDNGTAAGHELTELSDEQVHAALGDEQSEHLDSVEVPAAGDEVDEAGDVAEAEEASDEADDTAAEADEDVDPVAKMRAELNAAPGEWYVVHSYAGYENKVKTNLETRTQTLDVEDYIFQIEVPTEEVTEIKNGQRKQVQRKVLPGYILVRMDLNDASWSAVRNTPGVTGFVGATSRPSPLTVDEVLKFLAPKVETAAPAKSGKGEAAASESQLGGPAVEVDFEVGESVTVMDGPFATLPATISEVNVDGQKLKVLVSIFGRETPVELSFNQVSKI encoded by the coding sequence GTGACCTCCGACAACGGCACAGCAGCCGGTCATGAGCTGACCGAGCTTTCCGACGAGCAGGTGCACGCGGCACTCGGTGACGAGCAGTCCGAGCACCTGGACTCCGTCGAGGTGCCCGCCGCAGGCGACGAGGTCGACGAAGCCGGAGATGTCGCGGAGGCCGAAGAGGCATCCGACGAAGCCGACGACACCGCCGCCGAAGCCGACGAGGACGTCGACCCGGTCGCGAAGATGCGCGCGGAACTCAACGCCGCTCCCGGTGAGTGGTACGTCGTGCACTCGTACGCGGGTTACGAGAACAAGGTGAAGACCAACCTCGAGACCCGCACCCAGACGCTGGACGTCGAGGACTACATCTTCCAGATCGAGGTCCCGACCGAAGAGGTCACCGAGATCAAGAACGGCCAGCGCAAGCAGGTGCAGCGCAAGGTGCTGCCCGGCTACATCCTGGTCCGCATGGACCTGAACGACGCCTCGTGGAGCGCGGTGCGCAATACGCCGGGTGTCACCGGGTTCGTCGGTGCCACGTCACGTCCGTCGCCGCTGACCGTGGACGAGGTGCTCAAATTCCTCGCGCCCAAGGTCGAGACGGCCGCCCCCGCCAAATCCGGCAAGGGCGAGGCCGCCGCTTCCGAGTCGCAGCTGGGCGGCCCCGCGGTCGAGGTGGACTTCGAGGTCGGCGAGTCGGTCACCGTCATGGACGGCCCGTTCGCGACGCTGCCCGCGACGATCTCCGAGGTCAACGTGGACGGACAGAAGCTGAAGGTCCTGGTGTCGATCTTCGGCCGGGAGACCCCGGTCGAGCTGTCGTTCAACCAGGTCTCCAAGATCTGA
- the secE gene encoding preprotein translocase subunit SecE produces the protein MVVSDSDASGEKAQDGAGRKPDEQSRPVTAAARRERRASARPSGKADAKSDDKTRPAGKAKAGDKTEKSKDAKGTATPKRDRKPKQASIFARLMRFIREVWAELRKVIWPNRKQMVTYTAVVLVFVVFMVALVSGLDLAFKEVVGAVFGS, from the coding sequence GTGGTCGTGAGCGACAGCGACGCCAGCGGTGAGAAGGCGCAGGACGGCGCCGGGCGGAAGCCCGACGAACAGTCCCGCCCGGTGACCGCCGCTGCCCGGCGTGAGCGCCGTGCGTCCGCGCGCCCGTCCGGTAAGGCCGACGCCAAGTCGGACGACAAGACCCGCCCCGCCGGCAAGGCGAAGGCCGGGGACAAGACCGAGAAGTCCAAGGACGCCAAAGGCACGGCGACTCCGAAGCGCGACCGCAAGCCGAAGCAGGCGTCGATCTTCGCCCGGCTCATGCGCTTCATCCGTGAGGTCTGGGCCGAGCTGCGCAAGGTCATCTGGCCGAACCGCAAGCAGATGGTCACCTACACCGCGGTGGTGCTGGTCTTCGTGGTGTTCATGGTGGCGCTGGTGAGCGGCCTCGACCTGGCCTTCAAAGAGGTCGTCGGTGCCGTCTTCGGCAGCTGA
- a CDS encoding pyridoxal phosphate-dependent aminotransferase, protein MSAPAPSPSTATRVSARIGGITPSATLAVDAKARELKAQGRPVIGFGAGQPDFPTPANVLEAAEAAVRDKVNHGYTAAGGLPELREAIAAKTVRDSGFEVDPGRVLVTNGGKQAVYSAFATLLDPGDEVLLPAPYWTTYPESIALAGGVAVQVTADETTSYLVTVEQLEAARTPRTKVLLLVSPSNPTGAVYPREQVEAIGRWAHENGLWVITDEIYEHLVYDGTEAPSLPVLVPELADRTIVLNGVAKTYSMTGWRVGWLLGPQDVVKAATAYQSHLCGNVSNVAQRAALAAVSGPLDAVFAMREAFDARRKAALSLLSEIPGVETPVPLGAFYVYPSVKALLGKEIRGERPADTVALADLILREAEVAVVPGEAFGTPGYFRISYALDENELTEGISRMGRLLAEAR, encoded by the coding sequence ATGAGCGCTCCCGCACCCTCGCCTTCGACTGCGACCCGCGTCTCGGCCCGCATCGGCGGCATCACGCCCTCGGCCACGCTGGCCGTCGACGCGAAGGCCCGGGAGCTCAAGGCGCAGGGCCGTCCGGTGATCGGGTTCGGCGCCGGGCAGCCGGACTTCCCCACCCCGGCGAACGTGCTCGAAGCAGCCGAAGCGGCCGTCCGGGACAAGGTCAATCACGGCTACACGGCCGCGGGCGGGCTCCCGGAGCTGCGCGAGGCGATCGCGGCGAAGACCGTCCGCGACTCCGGGTTCGAGGTCGACCCTGGCCGCGTCCTGGTGACCAACGGCGGCAAGCAGGCGGTCTACTCGGCGTTCGCGACACTGCTCGACCCCGGCGACGAGGTGCTGCTGCCCGCGCCGTACTGGACGACGTACCCGGAGTCGATCGCCCTCGCCGGCGGCGTCGCGGTGCAGGTCACGGCGGACGAGACGACGAGCTACCTGGTCACCGTCGAGCAGCTCGAAGCCGCCAGGACGCCCCGCACGAAGGTGCTGTTGCTCGTGTCGCCGTCGAACCCGACCGGCGCGGTGTACCCGCGCGAGCAGGTCGAGGCGATCGGGCGCTGGGCGCACGAGAACGGTCTCTGGGTCATCACCGACGAGATCTACGAGCACCTGGTCTACGACGGCACCGAAGCGCCTTCGCTGCCCGTGCTGGTCCCGGAGCTCGCGGACCGCACGATCGTCCTCAACGGCGTCGCGAAGACGTACTCGATGACCGGCTGGCGGGTGGGCTGGCTGCTCGGTCCGCAAGACGTGGTCAAGGCGGCGACGGCGTACCAGTCGCACTTGTGCGGCAACGTTTCGAACGTGGCGCAACGAGCCGCGCTGGCCGCGGTGAGCGGTCCGCTCGACGCCGTTTTCGCGATGCGCGAAGCGTTCGATGCCCGGCGAAAGGCCGCGCTTTCCCTGCTTTCCGAGATCCCGGGCGTGGAAACTCCGGTGCCGCTCGGCGCCTTCTATGTCTACCCGTCGGTGAAAGCGTTGCTGGGCAAGGAGATTCGCGGTGAACGCCCGGCCGACACGGTGGCGCTGGCCGATCTGATCCTGCGCGAGGCAGAGGTCGCCGTGGTGCCCGGTGAGGCGTTCGGGACACCGGGATACTTCCGGATTTCCTATGCGCTGGACGAAAACGAACTCACCGAAGGGATCTCCAGGATGGGCCGGCTGCTCGCGGAGGCACGGTGA
- a CDS encoding TIGR03619 family F420-dependent LLM class oxidoreductase: MTVMRLGIALPQYGPLASMDAVTGFAAAAEELGYESLWVGDRVLAPVSPSDFYPGGTPERPYPPEFVTFADPLILLTVAASVTNKVRLGTSTLTGTVYPAVVLARMLTTLDQVSGGRLDVGLGIGWLRDEYTATGTPWKGRGGQLEELLDVLRKFWTGDPLEHEGERWRIPAAKVGLRPVQSPHPPVLLGGLSPVALDRVGRRADGWLPAGLPAPYLAKLWETVVSAAEKAGRDPGTLRRVLRVNPKPGTALQDVATQLKAAAETGIAEAFVDPHYLARDVDHALDLAAELRDLVPHG; the protein is encoded by the coding sequence GTGACCGTGATGCGCTTGGGAATCGCTCTTCCGCAGTATGGCCCCCTCGCGTCGATGGACGCCGTCACCGGCTTCGCCGCGGCCGCCGAGGAACTCGGGTACGAGTCCTTGTGGGTCGGGGATCGCGTGCTGGCCCCGGTGTCGCCGTCGGACTTCTACCCCGGCGGCACGCCGGAACGGCCGTACCCGCCCGAGTTCGTCACCTTCGCCGATCCGCTCATCTTGCTGACCGTCGCCGCGAGCGTCACGAACAAGGTCCGGCTGGGCACCAGCACACTCACCGGAACGGTGTATCCGGCCGTCGTGCTCGCCCGGATGCTCACGACACTGGATCAGGTGAGCGGCGGGCGTCTGGACGTCGGCCTGGGCATCGGCTGGCTTCGCGACGAGTACACGGCGACGGGCACGCCCTGGAAGGGCCGTGGCGGGCAGTTGGAGGAGCTTCTCGACGTCCTTCGGAAGTTCTGGACCGGCGACCCGCTCGAGCACGAAGGCGAGCGCTGGCGGATCCCGGCGGCGAAGGTGGGCTTGCGACCGGTGCAGAGCCCGCATCCGCCGGTGCTGCTGGGCGGGCTGTCGCCGGTGGCGCTGGACCGCGTCGGCCGCCGCGCGGACGGCTGGCTTCCCGCGGGACTGCCCGCGCCGTATCTGGCGAAGCTCTGGGAGACCGTGGTGAGCGCGGCCGAGAAAGCGGGCCGCGATCCCGGCACGTTGCGGCGGGTCCTGCGGGTCAACCCGAAGCCAGGAACCGCTCTCCAAGACGTCGCCACGCAGCTCAAGGCGGCTGCCGAGACCGGGATCGCCGAAGCCTTCGTCGACCCGCACTACCTCGCGCGGGACGTCGACCACGCACTCGATCTCGCCGCTGAACTGCGCGACCTCGTCCCCCACGGCTGA
- a CDS encoding SGNH/GDSL hydrolase family protein: MTQVAYNERVTQRRTGGGCLFLVIVLSALGIAYHLWERGTSVTPAGVTVSDGSGRYVALGDSYTASPGTGRPVGAPPGCDRSDNNYPSLLAAKLRPAEFVDASCGGATTEHLTGEQKTRDGTNAPQLDAVDGDTTLVTVGIGGNDVGFVGFASQCSTQVQTASPCKTQLTAGGRDQLAERITAAAGRLGGILDQIRSKAPSARIVVVGYPTVLPDDDAGCWPVLPVGAGDVAYFRDSLKRLNTVLQETAKDHEAGFADMSTASKGRDMCSAANRRWIEGPAPSVPAAPLHPNARGAEGMAEVIGKLLKLAS; this comes from the coding sequence GTGACCCAGGTCGCGTACAACGAACGGGTGACGCAGCGGAGAACGGGCGGAGGCTGCCTCTTCCTGGTGATCGTGCTGTCCGCCCTGGGGATCGCTTACCACCTGTGGGAGCGTGGGACGTCGGTGACACCTGCCGGAGTGACCGTTTCGGACGGCTCAGGACGGTACGTGGCGCTGGGGGATTCCTACACGGCTTCGCCTGGCACCGGACGGCCCGTGGGCGCGCCGCCGGGTTGCGACCGCTCGGACAACAACTATCCGAGCCTGCTCGCCGCGAAGCTGCGCCCGGCCGAGTTCGTCGACGCGAGCTGCGGCGGCGCCACGACCGAACATCTCACCGGTGAGCAGAAGACCCGCGACGGCACGAACGCTCCGCAGCTCGACGCCGTCGACGGCGACACGACTCTCGTGACCGTCGGCATCGGCGGCAACGACGTGGGCTTCGTCGGCTTCGCGAGCCAGTGCTCGACGCAGGTGCAGACCGCTTCGCCCTGTAAGACCCAGCTGACCGCGGGCGGGCGCGACCAGCTGGCCGAGCGGATCACCGCCGCGGCGGGGCGGCTCGGCGGAATCCTGGACCAGATCCGCTCGAAAGCCCCTTCGGCGCGCATCGTGGTCGTGGGATACCCGACGGTGCTTCCGGACGACGACGCCGGTTGCTGGCCGGTCCTACCGGTCGGCGCGGGGGACGTGGCGTACTTCCGCGACTCGCTGAAACGACTGAACACCGTGCTGCAAGAGACGGCGAAGGACCACGAAGCGGGCTTCGCCGACATGTCGACAGCGAGCAAGGGGCGGGACATGTGCAGTGCCGCGAACCGGCGATGGATCGAAGGCCCCGCTCCCTCCGTACCCGCGGCGCCGCTGCACCCGAACGCGCGGGGTGCGGAAGGGATGGCGGAGGTCATCGGAAAGCTGCTCAAGCTGGCCTCGTGA
- a CDS encoding MaoC family dehydratase, whose translation MSTFTAGEELTPLTIDVTRDQLVRYAGASLDFNPIHWNEAFAKEVGLPDVIAHGMLTMALGARLVTDWLGDPGRLVDYFARFTRPVVVPNDGAATIEFTGKVAVVNNDGTARVDITAKFEGKAVLGKAQAVVRV comes from the coding sequence GTGAGCACGTTCACCGCCGGGGAAGAACTGACCCCGCTGACCATCGACGTCACCCGCGACCAGCTGGTGCGCTACGCCGGCGCCTCGCTGGACTTCAACCCCATCCACTGGAACGAGGCCTTCGCCAAGGAGGTCGGCCTGCCGGACGTCATCGCGCACGGGATGCTGACGATGGCGCTCGGGGCGCGGCTCGTCACCGACTGGCTCGGCGACCCCGGCCGCCTCGTCGACTACTTCGCGCGCTTCACGCGCCCCGTGGTCGTGCCGAACGACGGCGCGGCGACGATCGAGTTCACCGGGAAGGTCGCCGTGGTCAACAACGACGGCACCGCCCGCGTCGACATCACCGCCAAGTTCGAGGGCAAGGCCGTCCTGGGCAAGGCGCAGGCGGTCGTCCGCGTCTGA
- a CDS encoding MaoC family dehydratase N-terminal domain-containing protein, which produces MALDQSFTGRVYPPTSTYEVSREKIREFADALGDANPLYRDTEAAKAAGYPDVIAPPTFLTIINLASINAIVSDPELGLDYSRMVHGDQRFTYTRPVHAGDVLSLTTYIDNIMTRAGNDFINLRAEISGADGGPIATTNAQLVVRGEDA; this is translated from the coding sequence GTGGCCTTGGACCAGTCGTTCACCGGGCGGGTGTACCCGCCGACCAGTACCTATGAAGTGAGTCGCGAGAAGATCCGGGAGTTCGCCGACGCGCTCGGCGACGCGAACCCGCTCTACCGCGACACCGAAGCGGCGAAGGCGGCCGGCTACCCCGACGTCATCGCGCCGCCGACGTTCCTGACGATCATCAACCTCGCCTCGATCAACGCGATCGTCTCGGACCCCGAGCTGGGTCTCGACTATTCGCGGATGGTCCACGGCGACCAGCGGTTCACCTACACGCGGCCGGTGCACGCGGGCGACGTCCTGTCGCTCACCACGTACATCGACAACATCATGACCCGCGCCGGGAACGACTTCATCAACCTGCGCGCCGAGATCTCCGGCGCCGACGGCGGCCCGATCGCCACCACGAACGCCCAGCTCGTGGTCCGAGGGGAGGACGCGTGA
- the rpmG gene encoding 50S ribosomal protein L33 produces the protein MAATDVRPKITLACEECKHRNYITKKNRRNNPDRLEMKKFCPNCGTHRTHKETR, from the coding sequence GTGGCTGCCACTGACGTGCGACCGAAGATCACGCTCGCGTGTGAGGAGTGCAAGCACCGCAACTACATCACCAAGAAGAACCGGCGCAACAACCCGGATCGCCTGGAGATGAAGAAGTTCTGCCCGAACTGCGGTACGCACCGGACTCACAAAGAGACCCGCTGA
- a CDS encoding putative bifunctional diguanylate cyclase/phosphodiesterase, whose translation MPDTNGRPGSAAQAAAGKGGAVTEARTDERRFRVYTFAVLTMGIAAAAAVSLWLDFEASDDLLWIGPILALAFLLAEQLGINVDVRSGISWTISFTEIPLVIGFFVAPFEVVLAAHLAAGIGTLLARKVAGRVLYNAGAFLLEITGAFAVAGLVKQASGAHDMTWIAALAGTLTAPLVSTLLALAAVRVLRRRMRVSTAIRLTGRILVVGFVNASVGLSGYLVISGTPKAWPLVLAVFLGLTALYWAYSDLLREQRDMEALSDVSLMVARSGQQAAARPAGRADELVGGVDVREWATIAERIKDQLAAGRVVLRLRLEPKDTMRMVVAGDELPPVDPAADDPLLRLPGAHVRHFRITEANPDVRSALLDRGAQEALVVPLRSANQLLGVVEAHDRLSRWRGFGKYDVQLLGTMASHLATSLDNRRLLATLRHDAYHDPLTGLLNRPGFRQVAKEPLREQVDAVVLRIDLDVFSTVSDALGYVWADRMVIAAGRRIRDALGPDVPLARLEGASFAALLVGCAPERAQAAAELLRAELVAPYPVDRLSVEANAMIGYATSSAEDDDQVDVDGLLQRADVAVRATKGGEEVRGYMASMGQIFMRRFQMVTQFRQSLEEGQLSVHYQPKITLPNRQIQGVEALVRWVHPEFGRLGPDEFVPAIEAAGLIGVLTSFVLEESLKRVRKWLDEGLRISAAVNLSVRNLADEDFPTKVARELDRFGIPPELLTFELTESGVMSDPQKALPILRELHSLGIVLAVDDFGTGYSSLAYLRQLPVDQVKIDKSFVLGMGTDLGDLAVVRSIVELGHSLGLTVVAEGVEEDVARDQLEAMGCDVAQGYLISRPLPEDRLEAWLQARTARSPGRHSETVLTLLT comes from the coding sequence ATGCCGGACACGAACGGCAGGCCCGGGAGCGCCGCACAGGCGGCAGCGGGCAAGGGAGGCGCCGTTACGGAGGCTCGTACCGACGAGCGACGATTCCGCGTCTACACCTTCGCGGTCCTCACCATGGGCATCGCCGCCGCGGCCGCGGTCAGTCTCTGGCTGGACTTCGAGGCTTCGGACGACCTGTTGTGGATCGGGCCGATCCTCGCGCTCGCGTTCCTCCTCGCCGAGCAGCTCGGCATCAACGTCGACGTCCGCAGCGGTATCTCGTGGACGATCTCGTTCACCGAGATCCCGCTGGTCATCGGATTCTTCGTCGCTCCCTTCGAAGTCGTGCTCGCCGCCCATCTCGCGGCGGGCATCGGGACCTTGCTGGCCCGCAAGGTCGCGGGCCGCGTGCTCTACAACGCCGGCGCCTTCCTGCTGGAGATCACCGGCGCGTTCGCCGTGGCAGGACTGGTGAAGCAGGCCTCCGGCGCCCACGACATGACCTGGATCGCCGCGCTGGCGGGCACTTTGACCGCGCCACTGGTCAGCACGCTGCTCGCGCTCGCCGCCGTCCGCGTGCTGCGCCGACGGATGCGGGTCAGCACCGCGATCCGGCTGACCGGCCGCATCCTCGTCGTCGGCTTCGTCAACGCTTCGGTCGGTCTTTCCGGATATTTGGTCATTTCCGGGACGCCGAAGGCCTGGCCGCTCGTACTGGCCGTCTTCCTCGGGCTCACCGCTTTGTACTGGGCGTACTCGGACCTGCTCCGTGAGCAGCGCGACATGGAAGCGCTGTCCGACGTGAGCCTGATGGTCGCGCGATCCGGTCAACAGGCCGCCGCGCGGCCCGCCGGGCGAGCCGACGAACTCGTCGGCGGGGTCGACGTCCGTGAATGGGCGACCATCGCCGAACGCATCAAGGACCAGCTCGCCGCCGGCCGGGTCGTGCTCAGGCTGCGGCTGGAACCGAAGGACACCATGCGGATGGTCGTCGCGGGCGACGAACTGCCGCCCGTCGACCCGGCCGCCGACGACCCGCTGCTGCGCCTGCCCGGCGCGCACGTCCGGCATTTCCGGATCACCGAAGCCAATCCCGACGTCCGCTCCGCGTTGCTCGACCGCGGCGCGCAGGAGGCGCTGGTCGTCCCGTTGCGCAGCGCGAACCAGCTCCTCGGCGTCGTCGAAGCGCACGACAGGCTGTCCCGCTGGCGCGGGTTCGGCAAGTACGACGTCCAGCTGCTGGGCACGATGGCCAGCCACCTCGCGACGTCGCTGGACAACCGGCGCCTCCTCGCGACCCTGCGCCACGACGCCTACCACGACCCGCTGACCGGCCTGCTCAACCGGCCGGGCTTCCGCCAGGTCGCCAAGGAACCGTTGCGGGAACAGGTCGACGCGGTCGTGCTCCGGATCGACCTCGACGTCTTCTCCACCGTCAGCGACGCACTCGGCTACGTGTGGGCCGACCGGATGGTCATCGCCGCGGGCCGCCGGATCCGTGACGCGCTCGGCCCCGACGTCCCGCTCGCCAGGCTCGAAGGCGCGTCCTTCGCGGCGCTCCTCGTCGGCTGCGCGCCGGAACGCGCCCAGGCCGCCGCGGAACTGCTGCGCGCGGAGCTCGTCGCCCCGTACCCGGTGGACCGGCTCTCCGTCGAAGCCAACGCGATGATCGGCTACGCCACTTCGTCGGCGGAAGACGACGACCAGGTCGACGTCGACGGGCTCCTGCAGCGCGCCGACGTCGCCGTCCGCGCGACCAAGGGCGGCGAAGAGGTCCGCGGCTACATGGCCAGCATGGGCCAGATCTTCATGCGCCGGTTCCAGATGGTCACGCAGTTCCGGCAGTCGCTGGAAGAAGGCCAGCTGAGCGTCCACTACCAGCCGAAGATCACCTTGCCGAACCGCCAGATCCAAGGCGTCGAGGCGCTCGTGCGCTGGGTGCATCCGGAGTTCGGCAGGCTCGGCCCCGACGAGTTCGTCCCAGCGATCGAAGCGGCAGGCCTCATCGGTGTCCTGACGTCGTTCGTGCTCGAAGAGTCATTGAAGCGCGTGCGCAAATGGCTCGACGAAGGTCTGCGCATCTCCGCCGCGGTGAACCTGTCGGTGCGGAACCTGGCCGACGAGGACTTCCCGACGAAGGTCGCGCGTGAACTCGACCGCTTCGGCATCCCGCCCGAGCTGCTCACCTTCGAGCTGACCGAGTCGGGTGTGATGTCCGACCCGCAGAAGGCGCTGCCGATCCTGCGGGAGCTGCACTCCCTGGGCATCGTGCTCGCCGTCGACGACTTCGGCACCGGCTACTCGTCGCTGGCGTACCTGCGGCAGCTCCCGGTCGACCAGGTCAAGATCGACAAGAGCTTCGTCCTCGGCATGGGCACCGACCTCGGTGACCTCGCCGTGGTGCGCTCCATCGTCGAACTGGGCCACTCGCTCGGCCTCACGGTCGTGGCGGAGGGTGTCGAGGAGGATGTCGCGCGGGATCAGCTCGAGGCGATGGGGTGTGACGTGGCACAGGGCTACCTCATCTCGCGGCCGCTGCCGGAGGACCGCCTGGAGGCATGGCTGCAGGCTCGCACGGCACGCTCGCCGGGGCGGCACTCCGAGACCGTCCTGACCCTGCTGACCTGA